Proteins co-encoded in one Polaromonas vacuolata genomic window:
- a CDS encoding helix-turn-helix domain-containing protein, translating to MNTQNLPTQIFFRTQEQRTALAREQFFEDGIRPSGLVSETVIQSWDRCRQLGQQRDKLPTLDPVGRAALSTALARNEKLMQAARLELDQLQTSLSGTHCRVLLTDERGVIMHVSQDTDEANQTVLDKVSRVGVNVTESRLGTAATGIVVHTGHASQVKGGEHFYNPFRELQCAAAPIRDIHGQLASVLNLSTEAHDFGFDPAAVVGLFATMIGNRLQVSQSPELLVLHFQTVHSLLGTPMEGLMGIDTNGRVIWVNRVGHSLLGVDQQVEMLHVNDVLGIDLHALVGLYAASQRQQIKLPSGLSIWVKAFMQGSQSASNFHMTGASAAAQTSQTSQMQASATLSVPPLKPSPSLNAEDCAPLSPAAQSHNDCISSLAQSQQRLIGQTLIDQHGNVAKTARLLGVSRGLVYRHMRKS from the coding sequence ATGAACACCCAAAACCTGCCGACGCAGATTTTTTTTCGCACGCAGGAGCAGCGCACTGCACTGGCGCGAGAGCAATTTTTTGAAGATGGCATACGTCCCTCTGGCCTCGTCAGCGAAACCGTGATTCAGTCTTGGGATAGGTGCCGCCAGCTCGGCCAGCAGCGCGATAAGCTACCGACTTTGGACCCCGTAGGCAGAGCTGCTTTGAGTACTGCGCTGGCCCGCAATGAAAAACTCATGCAAGCGGCCCGCTTGGAGCTCGATCAACTCCAAACGTCGCTCAGCGGCACCCATTGCCGAGTCTTGCTGACCGACGAGCGCGGCGTGATCATGCACGTCTCGCAAGACACGGACGAGGCGAATCAGACGGTGCTGGATAAAGTCTCGCGCGTGGGTGTGAATGTGACTGAAAGCCGCTTGGGCACCGCAGCCACCGGCATAGTGGTGCACACAGGTCATGCCAGCCAAGTCAAGGGCGGTGAGCACTTCTATAACCCGTTTCGCGAATTACAGTGTGCTGCAGCGCCGATTCGTGATATTCATGGCCAGCTTGCAAGTGTTTTAAATCTGTCTACCGAAGCGCATGACTTTGGTTTTGATCCGGCTGCGGTAGTCGGCCTTTTTGCCACCATGATAGGCAACCGACTGCAAGTTTCGCAATCGCCAGAGTTGTTGGTGTTGCATTTCCAAACCGTTCACAGCCTGTTGGGAACACCTATGGAAGGTCTGATGGGAATAGACACAAATGGTCGCGTCATTTGGGTCAACCGCGTCGGCCATAGCTTGCTGGGCGTGGATCAACAAGTAGAGATGCTGCACGTAAATGACGTACTCGGTATCGACTTGCACGCATTGGTAGGCTTGTATGCTGCCAGCCAACGACAGCAGATAAAGTTGCCCAGCGGTCTGAGCATCTGGGTCAAGGCTTTTATGCAGGGCAGCCAAAGCGCTAGTAACTTTCATATGACAGGCGCATCCGCCGCTGCACAAACATCACAAACATCACAAATGCAGGCAAGCGCAACGCTTAGCGTCCCGCCTTTAAAGCCATCGCCATCGCTCAATGCAGAAGATTGCGCACCACTCTCGCCAGCGGCGCAAAGTCATAACGACTGCATCTCGTCGTTGGCGCAATCACAACAACGCCTGATTGGACAAACCTTAATCGATCAGCATGGCAACGTGGCAAAAACAGCGCGTTTGCTAGGCGTGTCACGTGGTTTGGTTTATCGCCATATGCGCAAAAGTTAA
- a CDS encoding Fic family protein, producing the protein MYSDHQWLWQHSDWPVFVYDHASIAASIASAKHGQGVLLGKASAIGLEGLQSNVVDALTREAVTTSTIEGETLNPQSVRSSIAKRLGLDVHGAAAADQHIEGLVDVLQDASTRLDEPLTLARLCAWHGALFPTGYSGMQKIKVAALRSSAMQIVSGPVGKNKIHFQAPPAQSLAESTQGFVDWFNASHPKTGTTPLDGIVRASISHLWFETLHPFDDGNGRIGRAILQLAIGQDMGASGRIISLSRQLERQRKNYYQQLEQAQSATSMDITPWLIWMIGQIGQACDFAALSVDISLERIRFLAKISQVTLNPRQRKSLTKLLEAGPVGFDGAMTTRKHASLCKTSKPSAARDLIEMASAGVVLSVGAGRSTRYYLAIEGWGELPNAEKTV; encoded by the coding sequence ATGTATTCAGATCATCAATGGCTTTGGCAGCACTCCGACTGGCCAGTATTTGTGTATGACCACGCGTCAATTGCAGCCTCAATTGCAAGCGCCAAGCATGGCCAAGGCGTGTTGCTGGGCAAGGCCTCGGCGATTGGGCTGGAGGGACTGCAAAGCAATGTTGTTGACGCGCTCACACGGGAGGCGGTCACCACCTCTACGATTGAAGGGGAAACGCTTAATCCGCAGAGTGTTCGCTCATCGATTGCGAAACGGCTAGGACTCGATGTTCACGGCGCGGCTGCGGCAGATCAACACATTGAAGGCCTTGTAGACGTCTTGCAAGACGCCTCGACAAGGCTCGACGAGCCGCTCACCCTAGCGCGTTTGTGCGCTTGGCACGGCGCGCTGTTTCCCACTGGTTACTCCGGTATGCAAAAAATCAAGGTCGCAGCGTTGCGTAGTTCGGCGATGCAAATCGTCAGCGGCCCAGTGGGCAAAAACAAAATTCATTTTCAAGCCCCACCGGCGCAAAGCTTGGCTGAGTCGACGCAAGGCTTTGTGGATTGGTTTAACGCCAGTCACCCAAAAACCGGTACGACGCCTTTAGACGGCATAGTAAGGGCCAGCATTTCTCACCTGTGGTTTGAGACCTTGCACCCATTTGATGACGGTAACGGCCGGATTGGACGGGCTATTTTGCAACTCGCCATAGGTCAAGACATGGGTGCTTCAGGACGCATTATTAGCCTGTCGCGCCAGCTTGAACGCCAGCGCAAGAACTACTACCAACAACTAGAGCAAGCACAGTCGGCGACCTCGATGGACATCACGCCTTGGCTAATTTGGATGATTGGGCAGATCGGCCAAGCCTGCGATTTTGCAGCGCTCAGCGTCGATATTTCTTTGGAAAGAATTAGGTTTTTAGCGAAGATCTCGCAGGTCACACTTAACCCGCGACAAAGAAAATCTTTAACCAAACTGTTAGAAGCCGGCCCGGTTGGCTTTGACGGCGCTATGACCACACGCAAACACGCCAGCCTATGCAAAACCTCAAAACCAAGCGCCGCCAGAGATTTAATCGAGATGGCGAGCGCGGGTGTGGTGCTGAGCGTGGGCGCCGGGCGCTCAACCCGTTACTATTTGGCGATTGAGGGTTGGGGTGAGCTGCCAAATGCCGAAAAAACGGTTTAA